A region of Fibrobacter succinogenes subsp. succinogenes S85 DNA encodes the following proteins:
- a CDS encoding FISUMP domain-containing protein codes for MNYSKITLAALMALLLVACSDENKPLGIMGGAEEETGVYALMGQMGDVFPKLSMVDSSSRGNSMLAPKGSSITVYELDSLTFDTTGRSVVDSVIDDEGHFAFDSLDLNSPYVLIEEIVPSLDTCKYVSGLLLPQITLGVECLAYTIPSKELRAIVDLRKKEKIRVNSLTTAKVPLLREYIAEGKTFAEANQMAERKILENFGIYKNLGSFEKMFDENSELSYVNKLIQYTEKDARKGLDWFDAAYHYASPEEFMGNVQLERYLLNLKKMIDYRIGFLAKIDGLGRCTEARENDVGEIGILNSENSVSVVCRSGRWTMGFKTVEYTKGSLVDNRDGKSYKTVTYNWGGVTQTWMAEDLIYSDSAHALCQTRSNASLCRIYGRYLWWNAMDVSMEDLNIYWVSLRGDTVYLNLECRKAFAGLLDSTNEFDYDACYAGRTSWDYDYANAELQSTLNMHQGICPDGWRIPTTNDWKTLLQNLGSLYGVDYVKAVPVLYDETATGFGLKSSSGLAMDDNGRIYVTGRMGDFYNHFAVTDLHLSKVAFFGGFSSGSGFGFRMPTEYQYSEGAYDIPPFNEVNVRCIKN; via the coding sequence GATGTATTCCCGAAATTGAGTATGGTCGATTCTTCGTCGCGTGGAAATTCGATGCTTGCACCTAAGGGGAGTTCTATCACTGTTTATGAACTTGATTCCTTGACTTTTGATACAACGGGTCGTTCTGTTGTAGATTCGGTTATTGACGATGAAGGACATTTTGCGTTTGATAGCCTTGATTTGAATAGCCCTTATGTGTTGATTGAAGAAATTGTGCCTTCCCTTGATACGTGCAAGTATGTAAGTGGATTGTTGCTTCCGCAGATAACTTTGGGTGTTGAATGCCTTGCGTACACGATCCCGTCTAAAGAGCTTCGTGCTATTGTGGATTTGCGAAAAAAAGAAAAAATAAGGGTGAATTCGTTGACGACCGCCAAAGTTCCACTTTTGCGAGAATATATAGCCGAAGGAAAAACCTTTGCTGAAGCGAATCAAATGGCTGAACGCAAAATTCTTGAAAACTTTGGAATATACAAAAACTTAGGCTCGTTTGAAAAAATGTTTGATGAAAATTCTGAATTGTCTTATGTAAATAAGCTAATTCAATACACGGAAAAAGATGCTCGCAAGGGACTTGATTGGTTTGATGCTGCTTACCATTATGCTTCGCCTGAAGAATTCATGGGGAATGTTCAATTGGAGCGTTATCTTCTGAATTTAAAGAAAATGATAGATTATAGAATTGGCTTCTTGGCTAAGATTGATGGATTAGGACGGTGTACCGAAGCTCGTGAAAATGATGTAGGTGAAATTGGAATTCTTAATAGCGAGAATTCGGTTAGTGTTGTGTGTCGCTCTGGAAGGTGGACTATGGGCTTTAAAACGGTGGAATATACAAAAGGTTCGTTGGTGGATAATCGAGATGGTAAATCTTATAAGACGGTGACGTATAATTGGGGCGGTGTCACGCAGACTTGGATGGCGGAAGACCTTATTTATTCAGATTCCGCTCACGCTTTATGTCAAACACGTAGTAATGCAAGCCTTTGCAGAATATACGGTCGATATTTGTGGTGGAATGCAATGGATGTTTCGATGGAAGATTTGAATATATATTGGGTTAGTTTGCGAGGGGATACGGTTTATTTGAACTTGGAATGTCGAAAAGCATTTGCGGGCCTCTTGGATTCGACAAATGAGTTTGATTATGATGCCTGTTATGCGGGAAGAACAAGCTGGGATTATGATTATGCCAATGCTGAGCTTCAGTCAACTTTGAATATGCATCAAGGAATTTGTCCAGATGGTTGGCGTATACCGACTACGAATGACTGGAAAACCTTGTTGCAGAATTTGGGAAGTCTGTATGGGGTCGATTATGTTAAAGCGGTGCCTGTCCTTTACGATGAAACTGCAACAGGTTTTGGTTTGAAAAGTTCAAGTGGGCTTGCTATGGATGATAATGGCCGTATATATGTGACTGGAAGGATGGGAGATTTTTATAATCATTTTGCGGTGACGGATCTGCATTTATCTAAAGTTGCTTTCTTTGGTGGGTTTAGTAGCGGATCTGGCTTTGGATTTAGAATGCCGACTGAATATCAATATAGTGAAGGCGCGTATGATATACCTCCTTTTAATGAAGTGAATGTTCGCTGCATCAAAAACTAA
- a CDS encoding TIGR02147 family protein — protein sequence MKDILEYTSYRQYIADYYADKKAKSAFTWQEFTRAAGFSSPVHLKYASEGKLNLSDAAALRVAQAMHLVGYEQDYFCEMVKFDNAKTDAEKKDAFGKMLSIADSVKAKIIEGDSFRYFESWKNPVLRELAPAMPGAKPLALARACRPEITAAEVTESLNFLVKADLLKKDKDGNYKQTERGVTTGPMEVTPIAVREMHRQMGEFALEAIEGVAQDERHFSGLTLGITRDAYEKIVQEIAEFRKRIITIATQDSGMDEVYRLNVQFFPMTNKSFNKKG from the coding sequence ATGAAAGATATACTAGAATACACTAGTTATCGTCAGTATATTGCGGATTACTACGCCGACAAAAAGGCCAAATCCGCATTCACTTGGCAGGAGTTCACGCGTGCGGCGGGATTCTCTTCGCCAGTTCATCTGAAGTATGCTAGCGAAGGTAAACTCAACTTGAGCGATGCGGCTGCACTGCGCGTGGCGCAGGCCATGCATCTTGTTGGCTACGAACAAGATTACTTTTGCGAAATGGTCAAGTTTGACAACGCAAAAACGGATGCCGAGAAAAAAGATGCTTTTGGCAAAATGCTTTCAATTGCAGATTCTGTCAAGGCGAAAATCATTGAAGGCGATTCATTCCGCTATTTTGAAAGCTGGAAAAATCCGGTACTCCGTGAACTTGCCCCAGCGATGCCCGGTGCAAAGCCGCTTGCGCTTGCCCGTGCCTGCCGCCCAGAAATTACAGCCGCCGAAGTGACCGAGTCGCTGAATTTTCTCGTCAAGGCGGATTTACTCAAAAAAGATAAAGACGGAAATTACAAGCAGACCGAAAGAGGCGTGACGACAGGGCCGATGGAGGTGACTCCGATTGCGGTTCGCGAAATGCATCGCCAGATGGGCGAGTTTGCTTTGGAAGCCATTGAAGGCGTTGCTCAAGATGAACGCCATTTTTCGGGTCTTACGCTCGGTATCACGCGCGATGCCTACGAAAAAATTGTTCAGGAAATAGCTGAATTTCGCAAGAGGATTATTACGATTGCCACGCAAGATAGCGGTATGGACGAAGTCTACCGTTTGAATGTGCAGTTCTTTCCGATGACGAATAAAAGTTTTAATAAAAAAGGTTAG